A stretch of Corvus hawaiiensis isolate bCorHaw1 chromosome 8, bCorHaw1.pri.cur, whole genome shotgun sequence DNA encodes these proteins:
- the GPR26 gene encoding G-protein coupled receptor 26, producing MSIWELLLAFVVVVLMLVALLANVLVLMCFLYSADIRKQVPGLFILNLTFCNLLMAVSSMPLTLAGIIYKSQPAGDQVCHVVGFLETFLTTNSMLSMAALSIDRWIAVVFPLSYHSKMRYRDAALILSYTWLHSASFPIVAASLSWVGFHHLYASCTLYNKRPEDRTQFVIFTGVFHALSFLLSLVVLCFTYLKVLKVARFHCKRIDVITMQTLVLLVDIHPSVRERCLEEQRRRRQRATKKISTFIGTFILCFAPYVITRLVELSSVVHISAHWGIISKCLAYSKAVSDPFVYSLLRHQYKKTWKDIINKILKRSSINSSALAGESHNRNLPQLNE from the exons ATGAGCatctgggagctgctcctggctttCGTGGTGGTGGTGCTGATGCTCGTGGCCCTGCTGGCCAACGTGCTGGTGCTGATGTGCTTCCTGTACAGCGCCGACATCCGCAAGCAGGTCCCGGGATTGTTCATCCTCAACCTCACCTTCTGCAACCTGTTGATGGCTGTCTCGAGCATGCCCCTGACCTTGGCGGGGATCATTTACAAGAGTCAGCCGGCAGGAGATCAGGTCTGCCACGTTGTGGGCTTCCTGGAGACTTTCCTCACCACGAACTCCATGCTGAGCATGGCAGCGTTGAGCATTGACAGGTGGATTGCTGTGGTCTTCCCTCTAAGTTATCACTCCAAAATGAGGTACCGGGACGCTGCTCTCATACTGAGCTACACGTGGTTGCACTCGGCGTCGTTCCCCATAGTGgcagcttctctctcctggGTGGGTTTCCATCACCTCTATGCCTCCTGCACGCTCTACAACAAGAGACCGGAGGATAGGACACAGTTTGTGATTTTCACTGGGGTCTTTCACGCCCTcagcttcctcctctcccttgtAGTCCTGTGTTTCACATATCTCAAAGTGCTGAAGGTGGCACGGTTCCACTGTAAGCGGATCGACGTGATCACTATGCAGACCCTGGTGCTGCTTGTGGACATCCATCCCAG TGTGCGAGAGCGCTGTCTCGAAGAACAGAGGAGACGGAGGCAGCGGGCAACGAAGAAAATAAGTACCTTTATTGGTACTTTCATACTTTGCTTTGCACCTTATGTAATTACAAG ACTTGTTGAATTatcctctgtggtccacatcaGCGCCCACTGGGGGATCATTTCCAAGTGCTTAGCTTACAGCAAAGCTGTTTCAGACCCTTTTGTGTACTCTTTGCTACGGCACCAGTACAAGAAGACGTGGAAGGACATCATAAACAAGATCCTCAAGAGAAGCTCCATCAACTCCTCCGCGCTGGCGGGAGAATCGCACAACCGGAACCTTCCGCAGCTGAATGAATGA